In a genomic window of Erinaceus europaeus chromosome 12, mEriEur2.1, whole genome shotgun sequence:
- the UCN2 gene encoding urocortin-2 has protein sequence MTKWALLVLTALALGRALPVPSTSAPALQSLPQIISPASLSPVTSKSPSVPWGHASPGPRPGPRISLSLDVPIGLLRILLEQARARATRERATANARILAHIGRR, from the coding sequence atgaccaagtgggctcTGCTGGTGCTGACGGCCTTGGCCTTGGGGAGGGCTCTGCCTGTCCCATCGACCTCTGCTCCTGCTCTCCAGTCTTTGCCTCAGATCATTTCCCCGGCCTCTCTCTCCCCCGTGACCTCGAAGAGCCCCTCTGTTCCTTGGGGTCATGCTAGCCCCGGCCCCCGCCCTGGCCCTCGGATTAGTCTCTCACTGGACGTCCCCATCGGCCTGCTGCGGATCTTACTGGAACAGGCCAGGGCGCGGGCTACCAGGGAGCGGGCCACTGCTAATGCTAGAATTTTGGCTCACATTGGCCGCCGCTGA